A region of Streptomyces halobius DNA encodes the following proteins:
- a CDS encoding multidrug effflux MFS transporter, whose protein sequence is MKTASTRTPYALLLAVLCSLNAAGLFASDINLPGVPATAHAFATPVASVQWTFSAFMIGIAVSQAVYGPISDAYGRKRVIVSGLGLFVLASLVCAVAPTVEVFGAGRLLQALGAGSGMVLGRAVISDLYEEKDAARMFATVMPIVGVSPSVAPLVGGYLTTYVSWRAPFVVTALIGLATLVVMVTSIPESLPPERRSKHLGATLKGYPKLLTRPLFWAYTLNLAVAYGGYFGYLAASPLVFEKMGLATETTSYCYITVSIAYVAGNLTSRGLVRNRPVNRLLWMGHGFFFAGALMMLGLGLSGAGAPWGLLVLVFMPVMTFGNGFLLPLSMSAGVTTFRSSAGSASGLMGALQLLAASLGIFLSSRLPSGDLYALGWFVLAASLVGIVAFALFLSLAARQAAVTQTPADEIRSNDNRGNGNLVDDNSRSHNPGNLDRGNGSRGDERRGDDSRDDELQGATTE, encoded by the coding sequence ATGAAGACCGCCTCAACACGCACGCCCTACGCGCTGTTGCTCGCCGTCCTGTGCTCGCTGAACGCCGCTGGCCTGTTCGCCTCCGACATCAACCTGCCGGGCGTGCCGGCCACCGCGCACGCCTTTGCCACCCCGGTCGCGTCCGTGCAGTGGACGTTCAGCGCGTTCATGATCGGCATCGCGGTCTCGCAGGCGGTCTACGGGCCGATCTCGGACGCGTACGGGCGCAAGCGCGTCATCGTCTCCGGGCTCGGCCTGTTCGTCCTGGCCTCCCTGGTGTGCGCGGTGGCGCCCACGGTCGAGGTGTTCGGCGCCGGCCGGCTCCTCCAGGCGCTGGGCGCCGGCTCGGGCATGGTGCTCGGCCGGGCCGTGATCAGCGACCTGTACGAGGAGAAGGACGCGGCCCGGATGTTCGCCACGGTCATGCCGATCGTGGGTGTCTCCCCGTCCGTCGCCCCGCTGGTCGGCGGCTATCTGACCACGTACGTCTCCTGGCGCGCGCCGTTCGTGGTGACCGCGCTGATCGGCCTGGCGACGCTGGTCGTGATGGTCACCTCGATCCCCGAGAGCCTGCCGCCGGAGCGGCGCAGCAAGCACCTGGGGGCCACGCTCAAGGGCTATCCCAAGCTGCTGACCCGCCCGCTGTTCTGGGCGTACACCCTCAACCTGGCGGTGGCGTACGGAGGTTACTTCGGCTATCTGGCGGCCTCCCCGCTGGTCTTCGAGAAGATGGGCCTGGCGACCGAGACCACCAGCTACTGCTACATCACCGTCTCGATCGCGTATGTGGCGGGCAACCTCACCTCCCGCGGCCTGGTCCGCAACCGGCCGGTCAACCGGCTGCTGTGGATGGGCCACGGCTTCTTCTTCGCCGGTGCGCTGATGATGCTGGGCCTGGGGCTGAGCGGGGCCGGTGCGCCCTGGGGCCTGCTGGTGCTGGTCTTCATGCCGGTGATGACGTTCGGCAACGGCTTTCTGCTGCCGCTGTCGATGAGCGCGGGGGTGACGACTTTCCGCTCGTCCGCCGGCTCGGCCTCCGGGCTGATGGGCGCGCTGCAGCTGCTGGCCGCTTCGCTGGGGATTTTCCTCTCCAGCCGGCTGCCGTCGGGAGATCTGTACGCGCTGGGCTGGTTTGTGCTGGCCGCCTCGCTGGTGGGAATTGTCGCCTTCGCTTTGTTCCTTTCGCTGGCGGCCCGGCAGGCGGCTGTTACGCAAACACCTGCCGACGAAATCCGTAGCAACGACAATCGCGGCAACGGAAATCTCGTCGACGACAACAGCAGGAGTCACAATCCCGGGAATCTCGACCGCGGGAATGGCAGCCGCGGCGACGAGCGCCGTGGCGATGACAGCCGGGACGACGAATTGCAGGGAGCTACCACCGAGTAA
- a CDS encoding ABC transporter substrate-binding protein: protein MVIRSVRRERRLRTAAVALAAAALLAGCVDDDGDSSGSRAINVLMVDNPQMLEVRKLAAKHFTEETGIEVNFTVLSENEVREEISRHFASPAGPYDVATISNYEVPFYAKNKWLLPLDERAARDEEFDQDDILAPMRKSLTADDGRLYGEPFYGESSFLMYRKDVFAAQGLSMPARPTWKQVADLAAETDGTQPGMKGICLRGQPGWGEVIAPLTTVVNTFGGTWFTKDWKARLTSPAFESATGFYVDLVRKHGQSDAAESGYAECLKDFGKGKTAMWYDSTAAAGSLEAPGSLVRGKIGYAPAPVEKTDHSGWLYTWAWGVRKSSTRPDDAWEFISWASGKEYQRLVGRTSGWANVPAGTRASTYTNPDYRAAAAAFAEATRKSISSADPRNPGVQPRPAIGIQFVGIPEFSDLGTKVSNEISNAIAGAESVEEALRTSQSFAERVAEEYRER from the coding sequence ATGGTGATCCGATCCGTCCGCAGAGAACGTCGGTTGCGCACCGCGGCCGTGGCACTGGCGGCAGCGGCGCTGCTCGCGGGGTGTGTCGACGATGACGGTGACTCTTCCGGGAGCCGGGCCATCAATGTGCTCATGGTGGACAATCCGCAGATGCTGGAGGTACGGAAGCTCGCCGCGAAGCACTTCACCGAAGAGACGGGCATCGAGGTCAACTTCACCGTGCTGTCGGAGAACGAGGTCCGGGAGGAGATCAGCCGTCATTTCGCCAGCCCGGCCGGGCCCTACGACGTCGCCACCATCAGCAATTACGAGGTGCCGTTCTACGCCAAGAACAAATGGCTGCTGCCGCTCGACGAGCGCGCCGCCCGGGACGAGGAATTCGATCAGGACGACATACTCGCGCCGATGCGGAAGTCCCTGACCGCGGACGACGGCCGGCTGTACGGCGAACCGTTCTACGGCGAGTCGTCGTTCCTGATGTACCGCAAGGACGTCTTCGCCGCCCAGGGCCTGAGCATGCCGGCCCGCCCCACCTGGAAGCAGGTCGCCGACCTGGCGGCGGAGACCGACGGCACGCAGCCGGGCATGAAGGGCATCTGCCTGCGCGGCCAGCCGGGTTGGGGAGAGGTGATCGCCCCGCTCACCACCGTCGTGAACACCTTCGGCGGAACCTGGTTCACCAAGGACTGGAAAGCACGGCTCACCTCGCCCGCCTTTGAATCCGCCACCGGGTTCTACGTCGATCTCGTCCGGAAGCACGGCCAGTCCGACGCCGCCGAGTCCGGGTACGCCGAGTGCCTCAAGGACTTCGGAAAGGGCAAGACCGCCATGTGGTACGACTCCACCGCCGCGGCCGGTTCCCTGGAAGCCCCGGGCTCCCTGGTACGGGGCAAGATCGGCTATGCCCCCGCCCCGGTCGAGAAGACCGACCACTCGGGATGGCTCTACACCTGGGCCTGGGGAGTGCGGAAGTCGTCCACCCGGCCCGATGACGCCTGGGAATTCATCTCCTGGGCCTCGGGCAAGGAGTACCAGCGGCTCGTCGGACGGACCAGCGGATGGGCCAACGTGCCCGCCGGAACCCGTGCCTCCACCTACACCAACCCCGACTACCGAGCCGCCGCGGCCGCGTTCGCCGAAGCCACCCGCAAGTCGATCAGCAGCGCCGATCCGCGTAACCCCGGCGTCCAGCCGCGGCCGGCGATCGGCATCCAGTTCGTCGGCATCCCGGAATTCTCCGATCTCGGCACCAAGGTCTCCAACGAGATCAGCAACGCCATCGCCGGAGCCGAGTCCGTCGAGGAGGCGCTGCGCACCTCCCAGTCGTTCGCCGAGCGGGTGGCCGAGGAGTACCGGGAGCGATGA
- a CDS encoding LysR family transcriptional regulator, protein MELRQIQYFVAVAEELHFGRAAERLHIGQPAVSQQVRRLERELRTQLFDRSGRTVTLTPVGAALLPEGRELLKALDSFTAKAQQLAVRSEATFRVGISSALGERLDDFLDALPDRGAGTRFEFQTLDAPTRLAEVRAGRLDAAFVRGVESAPGLRFLTLWYDPLVVALSASDPLAARGRLDLADLAGMPLRIAPRGENPVLHDTVHAACRTAGFEPTFGPPSTGLQDTLADIGAGAGGWTPMYPTAANTVSSRRIALLPLNGEPLTIRMFLALRENADPARLELLTATSAQVRRKVAAETQRNRHG, encoded by the coding sequence GTGGAACTGCGTCAGATTCAGTACTTCGTCGCCGTCGCCGAGGAGCTGCATTTCGGTCGCGCGGCCGAAAGACTGCACATCGGGCAGCCCGCGGTCAGTCAGCAGGTGCGCCGGCTGGAGCGGGAACTGCGCACCCAGCTCTTCGACCGCTCCGGCCGTACCGTCACCCTCACCCCGGTCGGGGCGGCCCTGCTGCCCGAGGGCCGCGAACTGCTGAAGGCACTGGACTCCTTCACCGCCAAGGCCCAGCAGCTGGCCGTGCGGAGCGAGGCCACCTTCCGCGTCGGCATCAGCTCCGCGCTGGGTGAGCGGCTGGACGACTTCCTGGACGCGCTGCCCGACCGCGGCGCCGGCACCCGCTTCGAGTTCCAGACCCTCGACGCCCCCACCCGGCTGGCGGAGGTCCGCGCCGGACGGCTGGACGCGGCCTTCGTCCGCGGCGTCGAAAGCGCCCCTGGCCTGCGGTTTCTTACCCTCTGGTACGACCCGTTGGTGGTCGCGCTGTCCGCGTCTGACCCGCTGGCCGCACGCGGCCGCCTCGATCTGGCCGATCTGGCCGGGATGCCGCTGCGCATCGCGCCCCGCGGCGAGAACCCGGTCCTCCACGACACGGTCCACGCCGCCTGTCGCACGGCGGGCTTCGAGCCGACGTTCGGCCCGCCCTCCACCGGCCTCCAGGACACCCTCGCCGACATCGGTGCGGGCGCGGGCGGCTGGACGCCGATGTACCCGACAGCGGCGAATACGGTCTCCTCCCGCCGGATCGCATTGCTGCCGCTCAACGGGGAGCCGCTCACCATCCGAATGTTTCTCGCCCTGCGAGAAAACGCTGATCCGGCCCGTCTAGAATTGCTTACCGCGACGAGTGCACAAGTTCGCCGGAAGGTTGCGGCGGAGACACAGAGAAATCGGCATGGGTGA
- a CDS encoding DUF6282 family protein, producing MTTAEPVAPSERVAPPPPQHARFIDVHYHVGPDAFLRRHTAATAGALYAGRGGWVVLKNHLGSTAAQAWEARQQGLPVSGSVVLNDLAGGFDLRAVEQAVIQHGEDSGLRLIVHLPTVTGRTHRSRLTRTPSHPLLANGQRPLTVTDDDRALRPDVRELLRAARDLPVVVSTGHADGHEVRLLVDEAVRLDLPRLMLNQPANPMTGLTCKDLAEVAAAEQVWTEQTALTHLLAYQDWTDFADVLTLLPRVVYSSDLGQPSQPDIEPWLIWSQQCFEQAGLTPERITEVTQTEPLRMLSL from the coding sequence ATGACGACCGCTGAGCCCGTGGCCCCGTCCGAGCGCGTGGCCCCGCCGCCCCCACAGCACGCCCGCTTCATCGACGTCCACTATCACGTCGGCCCGGACGCGTTTCTGCGCCGCCACACCGCCGCCACCGCCGGCGCGCTCTACGCCGGGCGCGGTGGCTGGGTCGTCCTGAAGAACCACCTCGGCTCGACCGCCGCCCAGGCATGGGAGGCCCGCCAACAGGGCCTGCCCGTCTCCGGCTCGGTCGTCCTCAACGACCTGGCCGGCGGCTTCGACCTCCGGGCCGTGGAGCAGGCCGTCATCCAGCACGGCGAGGACAGCGGCCTGCGGCTGATCGTCCACCTCCCCACGGTCACCGGCCGCACCCACCGCAGCCGGCTGACCCGCACCCCCTCCCACCCGCTCCTCGCCAACGGGCAGCGACCGCTCACCGTCACCGACGACGACCGGGCGCTGCGGCCCGACGTCCGCGAACTCCTCCGCGCCGCCCGGGACCTGCCGGTGGTCGTCTCCACCGGCCACGCCGACGGCCACGAGGTCCGGCTCCTGGTCGACGAGGCCGTACGGCTGGACCTGCCCCGCCTGATGCTCAACCAGCCCGCCAACCCCATGACCGGGCTGACCTGCAAGGACCTGGCCGAGGTGGCCGCCGCGGAGCAGGTCTGGACCGAACAGACCGCGCTCACCCATCTCCTCGCATACCAGGACTGGACGGACTTCGCCGACGTTCTGACCCTTCTCCCGAGGGTCGTCTACAGCTCCGACCTCGGCCAGCCGTCCCAGCCGGACATCGAACCCTGGCTGATTTGGAGTCAACAGTGCTTCGAACAGGCGGGCTTGACCCCTGAGCGGATCACCGAGGTGACACAGACCGAGCCGCTGAGGATGCTGAGTCTGTAA
- a CDS encoding isocitrate/isopropylmalate family dehydrogenase: MNRKTVAVLPGDGIGPEVLDAALPVIEALGLPLDLEFGDIGWECWRAEGNPVPDRTWDLIGRSDAVLLGATTSKPRREALAELAPELRESAPQYLSPIIQLRQRLDLFANLRPVENYLGGGTPYRFCVVRENTEGLYAGLDWNHVPDGMWPLVAEHPNVRRSGRPGSTAGIRLQTSHGLDRILRFAFETARAHGHERVTLADKPNVLRQSSAYVLERLEAIAADYPEIPFEVLNVDAVALWMARRPERFGVIVAENMFGDILSDLGGGVMGGLGLAPSANIGEKGNYFEPVHGSAPAMAGRGRANPAAAFLTIGLMLEHLGLQDAAGSIQDAVRHVTRRRDRVTYDLGGSATTTEAAQAVLDACREVPQAPTAAIVTIGDELLRGDLEDSNAGNASRMLGERGVPVRVRHTIGDDEATIADAIRPSIGRDDVIVVMGGLGPTSDDVTRSAVARALARPLEHREEAWQGVVERLTRFGVAIHDDNRRQALFAEGADLLPNPNGTAWGCRAEAQGSTVVMLPGPPRECLPMLAAVLRDGLPHLPEPPEVTCVFRRTLGIIEADAAALVDELVRDSGVPVKPAYHWHYPYVDIRLGCPPEAADDLAGRLDAALADHLVTDRDRTAVQELAVLLDARGLVLDLDDRLTDGVFAAELARERDTSDGAGALGVALSGVRQGGDGTSYTGTIALTCTVRDTTGEPTAPHTGEHPHEHTYELTIPNRGPEVTTYCAQFAAWSLVRHLTGRHPKPMEESA; this comes from the coding sequence ATGAACCGCAAGACCGTCGCAGTCCTGCCCGGCGACGGAATCGGGCCGGAGGTCCTGGACGCCGCACTGCCGGTGATCGAGGCCCTCGGCCTGCCCCTCGACCTGGAATTCGGTGACATCGGCTGGGAGTGCTGGCGCGCCGAGGGCAATCCCGTCCCCGACCGTACCTGGGACCTGATCGGCCGCAGTGACGCCGTCCTGCTCGGCGCCACCACCAGCAAGCCGCGCCGCGAGGCACTGGCCGAGCTTGCTCCCGAGCTGCGCGAGAGCGCCCCGCAGTACCTCTCTCCCATCATCCAACTCCGCCAGCGCCTGGACCTGTTCGCCAACCTGCGGCCGGTGGAGAACTACCTCGGCGGCGGCACGCCGTACCGCTTCTGCGTGGTCCGGGAGAACACCGAGGGCCTCTACGCCGGCCTGGACTGGAACCACGTACCGGACGGGATGTGGCCGCTGGTCGCCGAACACCCCAACGTACGCCGCAGCGGACGCCCCGGCTCCACCGCCGGCATCCGGCTGCAGACCTCGCACGGCCTGGACCGCATCCTGCGCTTCGCCTTCGAGACCGCCCGCGCCCACGGCCACGAGCGGGTCACCCTCGCCGACAAGCCCAACGTACTGCGGCAGAGCAGCGCTTACGTCCTGGAGCGGCTGGAGGCGATCGCCGCCGACTACCCGGAGATCCCCTTCGAGGTCCTCAACGTGGACGCCGTCGCCCTGTGGATGGCGCGCCGCCCGGAGCGCTTCGGCGTGATCGTCGCGGAGAACATGTTCGGCGACATCCTCTCCGACCTCGGCGGCGGCGTGATGGGCGGACTGGGCCTGGCACCCAGCGCCAACATCGGCGAGAAGGGCAACTATTTCGAGCCGGTGCACGGCAGCGCCCCGGCGATGGCCGGTCGCGGCCGCGCCAACCCGGCCGCGGCGTTTCTCACCATCGGTCTGATGCTGGAGCACCTCGGCCTCCAGGACGCGGCCGGCAGCATCCAGGACGCCGTACGGCATGTCACCCGCCGCCGTGACCGGGTCACCTACGACCTGGGCGGCAGCGCCACCACCACCGAAGCCGCCCAGGCCGTCCTCGACGCCTGTCGCGAGGTGCCACAGGCCCCCACCGCCGCCATCGTCACCATCGGCGACGAACTGCTCCGCGGCGACCTGGAGGACTCCAACGCCGGCAACGCCTCCCGGATGCTCGGCGAGCGCGGCGTCCCGGTCCGCGTCCGGCACACCATCGGCGACGACGAGGCCACCATCGCCGACGCCATCCGCCCCTCCATCGGCCGCGACGACGTCATCGTGGTGATGGGCGGACTCGGCCCCACCTCCGACGACGTCACCCGCAGCGCGGTGGCCCGCGCGCTGGCACGCCCGCTGGAACACCGCGAGGAGGCATGGCAGGGCGTCGTCGAACGCCTCACCCGCTTCGGCGTCGCCATCCACGACGACAACCGCCGCCAGGCACTGTTCGCCGAGGGCGCCGACCTGCTGCCGAACCCCAACGGCACCGCCTGGGGATGCCGCGCCGAAGCCCAGGGCAGCACCGTCGTCATGCTCCCCGGACCGCCGCGCGAATGCCTGCCGATGCTGGCAGCGGTCCTGCGCGACGGCCTGCCGCACCTCCCCGAGCCGCCCGAGGTGACCTGCGTCTTCCGCCGCACCCTCGGCATCATCGAGGCGGACGCCGCGGCCCTGGTCGACGAGCTGGTCCGGGACAGCGGGGTGCCGGTCAAACCCGCCTACCACTGGCACTACCCCTATGTCGACATCCGGCTCGGCTGCCCGCCCGAGGCCGCCGACGACCTGGCCGGGCGCCTGGACGCGGCACTCGCCGACCACCTCGTCACCGACCGGGACCGCACCGCCGTCCAGGAGCTGGCGGTGCTCCTCGACGCGCGCGGCCTCGTCCTGGACCTCGACGACCGGCTCACCGACGGCGTCTTCGCAGCCGAGCTGGCCCGCGAACGGGACACCAGCGACGGCGCGGGCGCGCTCGGCGTCGCCCTCTCCGGCGTCCGGCAGGGCGGGGACGGTACGAGCTACACCGGAACCATCGCCCTCACCTGCACCGTCCGCGACACGACCGGCGAACCCACCGCCCCGCACACGGGTGAGCACCCCCACGAGCACACCTACGAACTGACCATCCCCAACCGCGGGCCCGAAGTCACCACCTACTGCGCCCAGTTCGCGGCCTGGTCCCTCGTCCGGCACCTCACCGGCCGCCACCCGAAGCCCATGGAGGAATCCGCATGA
- a CDS encoding alpha/beta fold hydrolase, producing MTSRPPRPESARAAAPAPATAVLGEPGAPRHAVVLAPVMPRWDQGAFFRRTAEPLLASGHRITVHDTLSLLREGDDLKALADRWAGHLASAADAPDVLAGNALGGAVVQALLTHEWTHRARVLLLSGPTVADEELNTKLERIASAVGAQGLSTALRLLEEAVRGPATPAHNGTKSPQPPCPDEGLAGRRLSTGLRLLHDADVRQPVRDFPGPLLHLYGQRSLLVQRKHLATGPGPQHHLVGIPQAGMRPHADQPALTRDAVARFLGAEKS from the coding sequence GTGACCTCGCGTCCCCCGCGTCCGGAGTCGGCGCGCGCTGCCGCGCCGGCTCCGGCCACCGCCGTTCTGGGCGAGCCCGGCGCACCACGCCATGCGGTCGTCCTCGCCCCGGTCATGCCCCGCTGGGACCAGGGCGCGTTCTTCCGGCGGACCGCCGAGCCGCTGCTCGCCTCGGGGCACCGGATCACCGTCCACGACACTCTGTCCCTGCTGCGCGAGGGCGACGACCTCAAGGCGCTCGCCGACCGCTGGGCGGGCCACCTCGCGTCGGCCGCCGACGCCCCCGACGTCCTGGCCGGCAACGCCCTGGGCGGCGCCGTCGTCCAGGCCCTGCTCACCCACGAGTGGACCCACCGCGCCAGGGTGCTGCTGCTCTCCGGCCCCACCGTCGCCGACGAGGAACTGAACACCAAGCTGGAGCGGATCGCCTCCGCCGTCGGCGCTCAGGGCCTGTCCACGGCGCTGCGACTCCTCGAAGAGGCCGTCCGCGGCCCCGCCACCCCCGCGCACAACGGCACCAAGAGTCCCCAACCCCCTTGCCCGGACGAGGGGTTGGCGGGCCGACGGCTGTCCACCGGCCTGCGACTGCTGCACGACGCCGACGTCCGGCAGCCCGTAAGGGACTTCCCCGGACCCCTGCTGCACCTCTACGGCCAACGGTCGCTGCTCGTCCAGCGCAAGCACCTGGCCACCGGCCCCGGCCCACAGCACCACCTCGTGGGCATCCCGCAGGCCGGAATGCGCCCGCACGCCGACCAACCGGCCCTCACCCGAGACGCCGTCGCCCGCTTCCTGGGAGCTGAGAAGTCATGA
- a CDS encoding helix-turn-helix domain-containing protein, with protein MTDTSPCVDRPRQIADCLRELIAAGACPPGTPLSLRAVLARNLVSADPSISDAIRILIDDGTLIRYPGKRPLVRPTIPTRAEGPPSSSGYSPNPPAPRDRWI; from the coding sequence GTGACCGACACGTCTCCGTGTGTGGACCGGCCCCGGCAGATCGCCGACTGCCTACGAGAGCTGATCGCCGCCGGCGCCTGTCCACCCGGGACACCGCTGTCGTTGCGAGCCGTGCTCGCCCGCAATCTGGTCTCCGCCGATCCCTCCATCTCTGACGCGATCCGGATCCTCATCGACGACGGCACGCTGATCCGCTACCCGGGGAAGCGTCCCCTCGTGCGACCGACCATCCCGACGCGGGCAGAAGGACCGCCGAGCTCATCCGGGTATTCGCCCAACCCCCCTGCCCCACGCGACCGGTGGATCTGA
- a CDS encoding RraA family protein encodes MTTAAPVEAEALRECLSRLDTAALSDAMDSLRTPPCVLPGIATRTPGAVACGPAFTVRYRAIDDDTTFHNAADYIDDVPAGSVVVVDNGGSRTCTNWGSLLSSVALHRGISGTVVHGSVRDVKESRAAGYPLFSADVTMVSGKNRVVLDRTGAEVDVAGTPVAPGDWIFADDNGALRIPAGLVAEVVRRAEAVERTEARIREAALGGSRLDEARARFGYARPWEDGGEHDDR; translated from the coding sequence ATGACCACCGCCGCCCCTGTGGAGGCCGAAGCGCTGCGCGAGTGCCTGTCCCGCCTGGACACCGCCGCCCTCTCCGACGCCATGGACAGCCTGCGCACCCCGCCGTGCGTGCTGCCCGGCATCGCGACGCGTACCCCCGGCGCCGTCGCCTGCGGCCCCGCCTTCACCGTCCGCTACCGAGCCATCGACGACGACACCACCTTCCACAACGCCGCCGACTACATCGACGACGTGCCGGCCGGCTCGGTCGTCGTCGTGGACAACGGCGGCAGCCGCACCTGCACCAACTGGGGCTCCCTGCTCAGCTCCGTAGCCCTGCACCGTGGCATCTCGGGCACCGTCGTCCATGGCTCGGTACGCGATGTGAAGGAGAGCCGGGCCGCCGGATATCCGCTGTTCAGCGCCGATGTGACGATGGTCAGCGGGAAGAACCGGGTGGTGCTGGACCGCACCGGCGCCGAGGTCGACGTCGCCGGTACGCCGGTCGCCCCGGGCGACTGGATCTTCGCCGACGACAACGGCGCGCTGCGCATCCCGGCCGGTCTCGTCGCGGAGGTCGTCCGCCGCGCCGAGGCGGTGGAGCGTACCGAGGCCCGTATCCGGGAAGCCGCGCTCGGCGGCAGCCGGCTGGACGAGGCGCGCGCCCGGTTCGGCTATGCGCGTCCGTGGGAGGACGGGGGCGAGCATGACGACCGCTGA
- a CDS encoding beta/alpha barrel domain-containing protein, whose protein sequence is MIINLDVTLRDGGYRNNFDFPLAYALHHARESVAAGMEWVEIGYRNGSFKPKPGIGRTGVGADDYIRAVAEVVSPDRLCMILHPKNITEDDLPRMYEAGVRLVRFCLPSGTPEPGLALLAEAADLGFTTTVNITRVSQLDRRRLVELAALSGDAGADVVYLADSNGSLLPGEVSQLVTLVRSVTDAEIGLHAHNNLGLALANAIAAVDAGATWIDSSVLGMGKGPGNLVTEQWLAYLGRYGRDARHDTYDLGRILSLAHRMESQFAEAKPSLPLPDLVLGHFDLSVEERAKLPVDRIGDAFSAARELTAAGAR, encoded by the coding sequence ATGATCATCAATCTTGATGTGACGCTGCGTGACGGTGGCTACCGCAACAACTTCGACTTCCCGCTCGCCTACGCGCTGCACCACGCCCGGGAGAGCGTCGCGGCCGGCATGGAGTGGGTCGAGATCGGCTACCGCAACGGTTCGTTCAAACCCAAGCCCGGCATCGGCCGGACCGGCGTGGGTGCGGACGACTACATCCGTGCCGTCGCCGAGGTCGTCTCCCCCGACCGCCTCTGCATGATCCTGCACCCGAAGAACATCACCGAGGACGATCTGCCGCGGATGTACGAGGCCGGTGTCCGCCTCGTACGGTTCTGCCTGCCTTCCGGTACGCCCGAACCCGGGCTCGCCCTGCTCGCCGAGGCCGCGGACCTGGGCTTCACCACCACCGTCAACATCACCCGGGTCAGCCAGCTGGACCGGCGCCGGTTGGTCGAACTCGCCGCGCTGTCCGGCGACGCCGGCGCCGACGTGGTCTACCTGGCCGACTCCAACGGCAGCCTGCTCCCGGGCGAGGTGTCCCAACTCGTCACCCTGGTCCGCTCGGTGACGGACGCGGAGATCGGCCTGCACGCCCACAACAACCTCGGTCTGGCGCTGGCCAACGCCATCGCCGCGGTGGACGCGGGCGCCACCTGGATCGACTCCTCCGTCCTGGGCATGGGCAAGGGGCCGGGCAACCTGGTCACCGAGCAGTGGCTGGCCTACCTCGGCCGCTACGGCCGGGACGCCCGCCACGACACCTACGACCTCGGCCGGATACTCAGCCTCGCCCACCGTATGGAGTCCCAGTTCGCGGAGGCCAAGCCCTCCTTGCCACTGCCCGACCTGGTCCTGGGCCACTTCGATCTGTCCGTCGAGGAGCGGGCCAAGCTCCCCGTGGACCGGATCGGCGACGCCTTCTCGGCGGCCCGCGAGCTGACCGCGGCGGGTGCCCGGTGA
- a CDS encoding PP2C family protein-serine/threonine phosphatase: MDRPHTAAHLVAGAPALIVAAVAFLALVAGAGVNWLPLLAVGPALAAATSTPWGVLRIGVLAVALGAVLGIRGGAPGRELAIVLSALVAVTLASSLDSVLRGRRERVLAAVRSVAEAAQHALLTPVPATVGQFQAAVRYSAAAAEARIGGDLYALVPTPYGVRLIVGDVRGKGLPAVGTAALVLGVFREAAYDEPDLLDVVGRIERSLARNLGPDDFVTAVVAGYPEAGHMEVVNCGHAPPLLVRGSDVMAVEPTRPTPPLGLSALTGEAPSRSVLPFTDGDQLLLYTDGVTEARNHSREFYPLIDRVARHVSDEPSRTLAALHDDLLAHVGGRLHDDAALLLLRKPAVAHSTPATARRPSAPQPACLPAEAR; encoded by the coding sequence ATGGACCGGCCGCACACCGCGGCCCACCTCGTCGCCGGGGCGCCCGCACTGATCGTCGCCGCCGTGGCGTTCCTCGCGCTCGTCGCCGGAGCAGGTGTGAACTGGCTGCCCCTGCTCGCCGTCGGGCCCGCGCTGGCCGCCGCCACCAGCACGCCGTGGGGAGTACTGCGTATCGGCGTGCTCGCGGTGGCACTGGGCGCGGTGCTCGGCATCCGTGGCGGTGCACCGGGGCGTGAGCTGGCCATCGTGCTGTCCGCACTCGTCGCCGTCACACTGGCGAGCAGCCTGGACAGTGTGCTGCGCGGACGCCGCGAACGGGTCCTCGCGGCCGTCCGCTCGGTCGCCGAAGCCGCCCAGCACGCCCTCCTCACGCCCGTGCCCGCCACCGTCGGCCAGTTCCAGGCGGCCGTCCGCTACAGCGCCGCCGCGGCCGAGGCCCGGATCGGCGGGGACCTCTACGCGCTGGTGCCCACCCCGTACGGGGTCAGGCTGATCGTCGGTGATGTGCGCGGCAAGGGGCTGCCCGCGGTGGGGACCGCCGCTCTGGTGCTCGGTGTCTTCCGTGAGGCCGCCTATGACGAGCCGGACCTCCTGGACGTCGTCGGCCGGATCGAGCGGAGCCTGGCGCGCAACCTCGGTCCCGACGACTTCGTCACCGCCGTGGTCGCCGGGTACCCCGAGGCCGGGCATATGGAGGTGGTCAACTGCGGACACGCCCCTCCGCTGCTGGTTCGCGGATCCGATGTCATGGCCGTCGAGCCGACCCGGCCGACTCCGCCTCTCGGGCTGAGCGCCCTCACCGGCGAGGCCCCGAGCCGCAGTGTGCTGCCTTTCACCGACGGTGACCAACTGCTTCTCTACACCGACGGGGTCACCGAGGCCCGCAACCACAGCCGCGAGTTCTACCCGCTCATCGACCGGGTGGCGCGGCACGTGTCGGACGAGCCGTCCCGTACCCTCGCCGCGCTGCACGACGACCTGCTGGCGCACGTGGGAGGTCGGCTCCACGACGATGCGGCGCTGCTTCTGCTCCGCAAACCGGCCGTTGCGCACTCGACGCCCGCCACTGCCCGCCGGCCCTCGGCCCCGCAGCCGGCGTGTCTCCCGGCCGAAGCACGCTGA